In Pseudobacter ginsenosidimutans, the following are encoded in one genomic region:
- a CDS encoding universal stress protein, which produces MAVLNDVYQQEEALVKPGIEKVKERFPGFEFETRVVAGNFEDALLEEIVLSEASLVITGAEGDYDEFLSWDNQVLKLFTNLPVPVIIVPAQIRFSRVQNLAFACNYRVDDPDGPAGILRKLRELWHCRIHLVYVNKDGRPATEAEKATQQSWQDALQRFDVLFHELNGADAARAVDSFCQEQLIDLLAIRPHRHGIWDNLFGMNNTREFAHLNSVPVLALRAGRNS; this is translated from the coding sequence ATGGCTGTATTGAATGACGTGTACCAGCAGGAGGAAGCCCTGGTGAAACCGGGAATAGAAAAAGTGAAAGAACGGTTCCCTGGTTTTGAATTCGAAACCCGCGTGGTGGCTGGCAATTTTGAAGATGCTTTGCTAGAGGAGATCGTTTTGTCAGAAGCTTCACTGGTGATCACAGGAGCAGAGGGAGATTATGATGAATTCCTTTCCTGGGATAACCAGGTGCTGAAATTATTCACCAATCTGCCCGTGCCGGTGATCATTGTTCCTGCACAGATCAGATTTTCGCGCGTACAGAATCTTGCATTTGCCTGCAATTACAGGGTGGATGATCCTGATGGGCCGGCTGGCATTTTACGAAAGCTCCGGGAACTCTGGCATTGCAGGATCCATCTCGTGTATGTGAACAAAGATGGAAGGCCGGCAACAGAGGCAGAGAAGGCTACACAACAAAGCTGGCAGGATGCCTTGCAGCGATTCGATGTATTGTTCCATGAATTGAATGGAGCCGATGCTGCCAGGGCAGTGGACAGTTTCTGCCAGGAACAGTTGATCGATCTGCTGGCCATCAGGCCGCACAGGCATGGTATCTGGGATAATTTATTCGGCATGAACAATACCAGGGAGTTTGCACATTTGAATTCTGTGCCGGTACTGGCGTTGAGGGCAGGCCGAAACAGCTGA